The following proteins are co-located in the Mus caroli chromosome 7, CAROLI_EIJ_v1.1, whole genome shotgun sequence genome:
- the LOC115031515 gene encoding uncharacterized protein LOC115031515 isoform X3, translating to MGWNSELMDSLPVLYFCNECRQVITIHMMALDPKKQSWRSEVSSSKKTLKRSKPDLSQSLGRKLQLPWSQMHPANSQVEDLTQKPFVKGSQVATTQQTLRLQTPSAHLPNDPSQEGEHMTMFLEEKELLETQQNQDLEVDWQISFDRAISSAASSFPSIGEGYSARWGFFFQTRGD from the exons ATGGGCTGGAACAGTGAGCTGATGGATTCTCTGCCTGTGCTGTATTTCTGCAATGAATGTAGACAAGTGATTACCATACACATGATGGCCTTAGATCCAAAG AAACAGAGTTGGCGCAGTGAGGTGTCAAGTTCAAAGAAGACCCTGAAAAGATCTAAGCCCGATTTGAGCCAAAGCCTTGGGAGGAAG TTGCAACTGCCCTGGAGCCAAATGCATCCTGCAAACAGCCAAGTGGAAGATCTCACACAGAAGCCGTTTGTAAAGG gTTCCCAGGTGGCTACAACACAGCAAACTTTGAGACTTCAGACTCCCAGCGCTCATCTTCCCAATGATCCATCCCAGGAAG GTGAACATATGACAATGTTTCTAGAAGAAAAGGAGTTATTGGAGACTCAACAAAACCAGGATTTGGAAGTGGACTGGCAAATATCGTTTGACAGAGCGATAAGCTCAGCTGCAAGCTCCTTTCCATCCATTGGAGAAGGGTATTCTGCTcggtggggatttttttttcagacacgTGGTGACTGA
- the LOC115031515 gene encoding uncharacterized protein LOC115031515 isoform X2, which translates to MSVELYMGWNSELMDSLPVLYFCNECRQVITIHMMALDPKKQSWRSEVSSSKKTLKRSKPDLSQSLGRKLQLPWSQMHPANSQVEDLTQKPFVKGSQVATTQQTLRLQTPSAHLPNDPSQEGEHMTMFLEEKELLETQQNQDLEVDWQISFDRAISSAASSFPSIGEGYSARWGFFFQTRGD; encoded by the exons ATGGGCTGGAACAGTGAGCTGATGGATTCTCTGCCTGTGCTGTATTTCTGCAATGAATGTAGACAAGTGATTACCATACACATGATGGCCTTAGATCCAAAG AAACAGAGTTGGCGCAGTGAGGTGTCAAGTTCAAAGAAGACCCTGAAAAGATCTAAGCCCGATTTGAGCCAAAGCCTTGGGAGGAAG TTGCAACTGCCCTGGAGCCAAATGCATCCTGCAAACAGCCAAGTGGAAGATCTCACACAGAAGCCGTTTGTAAAGG gTTCCCAGGTGGCTACAACACAGCAAACTTTGAGACTTCAGACTCCCAGCGCTCATCTTCCCAATGATCCATCCCAGGAAG GTGAACATATGACAATGTTTCTAGAAGAAAAGGAGTTATTGGAGACTCAACAAAACCAGGATTTGGAAGTGGACTGGCAAATATCGTTTGACAGAGCGATAAGCTCAGCTGCAAGCTCCTTTCCATCCATTGGAGAAGGGTATTCTGCTcggtggggatttttttttcagacacgTGGTGACTGA